A stretch of the Streptomyces sp. NBC_01428 genome encodes the following:
- a CDS encoding PhzF family phenazine biosynthesis protein, whose protein sequence is MRIRIVDAFTDRPFAGNPAGVLLLDSFPDDAWLQNVAVEVNHAETAFTHPLPAGGEADWALRWFTPTTEVALCGHATLAAAHVLHTTGAHRGPVRFTTRSGVLVATPGDDGSITLDFPTAPLTPVAAPNGVAEALGAEPLATFDTGPNTGDLLIEVADERTVLGLTPDHNALARYSKRGIITTARAEDPSRGYDFVSRCFFPNVGIDEDPVTGSAHTALAPFWSERLGRTTLTGLQASPRSGLVRTELRGERTLLTGHAVTVVDGELLA, encoded by the coding sequence ATGCGCATTCGTATCGTCGACGCCTTCACCGACCGCCCCTTCGCCGGCAACCCGGCCGGGGTCCTCCTCCTCGACTCGTTCCCGGACGACGCCTGGCTCCAGAACGTGGCCGTGGAGGTGAACCACGCGGAGACGGCGTTCACCCACCCGCTCCCCGCCGGCGGTGAGGCCGACTGGGCGCTGCGCTGGTTCACCCCCACCACCGAGGTCGCCCTGTGCGGGCACGCGACGCTCGCCGCCGCGCACGTCCTGCACACGACGGGCGCTCATCGGGGTCCGGTGCGGTTCACCACGCGCAGCGGCGTTCTCGTCGCGACCCCCGGCGACGACGGCTCGATCACGCTGGACTTCCCGACCGCTCCGCTCACCCCGGTGGCAGCCCCGAACGGCGTCGCCGAGGCCCTCGGCGCCGAACCGCTGGCCACCTTCGACACCGGCCCCAACACCGGGGACCTGCTCATCGAGGTCGCCGACGAGAGGACGGTGCTCGGTCTCACCCCGGACCACAACGCGCTGGCCCGCTACTCGAAGCGCGGCATCATCACGACCGCTCGCGCCGAGGACCCCTCCCGTGGCTACGACTTCGTCTCGCGCTGCTTCTTCCCCAACGTGGGCATCGACGAGGACCCGGTCACCGGCAGCGCGCACACCGCCCTCGCCCCCTTCTGGTCCGAGCGCCTCGGCCGGACGACTCTGACGGGGCTGCAGGCCTCACCCCGTTCCGGCCTGGTCCGCACGGAACTGCGCGGTGAGCGCACCCTCCTCACCGGGCACGCGGTCACCGTCGTCGACGGCGAACTGCTGGCGTGA
- a CDS encoding substrate-binding and VWA domain-containing protein, with translation MGRHSLPDERRAGTADPRIRARRRTVAVATVLVLTVAGGTAVAVRGGLFSFGGSCKDDAVHLTVAASPDITPALTATAAYAREKNITSDGRCLDVRVTARESYKVTDSLQTGKPTGIQVWVPDSGLWVERVTGSTTATQVTGAGNVASTPVGVAMVPAAAKTLGWPEKTYAWTELVGATMQDDKLKLGAADPTRSSTGLLALTRISAAASRVKGGDTQAAAMAKALSQRTSDSDTQVLDTLPRDDSGTERGNPKRNQALILSEQAAFAHNASDEGGQDLDLFYPKDGTPLLDYPYTLVDEAGQNTDESRAALRFMTLLGEPAPQRILRKYGFRTDAQSPSRALVTAAGGSSPQPYTRTATEPESPTAVKEALGMWTITVQSARITTVVDASASMSEPVAGTDQSRMDVTKSSLLQALATFTPEDEIGLWKFSTKLDGDKDYRVLVPTARLGDSKGAGTQREKLSAAFSSLKPVPDGATGLYDTTLAAYKAAVASYAKGKFNALVVLTDGANQDPGSISRSSLVAELQKLTDPERPVPLIAIAVGPDADKEEVDQIAKATGGSGQQVNDPAQIHAVMLKAIVAAGSGITG, from the coding sequence ATGGGACGTCACAGCTTGCCCGACGAGCGCCGGGCGGGCACCGCCGACCCCCGGATCCGCGCGCGCCGCCGCACGGTGGCCGTCGCGACCGTGCTCGTCCTCACCGTCGCCGGCGGCACGGCCGTGGCGGTCCGCGGCGGTCTGTTCTCCTTCGGCGGCTCCTGCAAGGACGACGCCGTGCACCTCACGGTGGCCGCGTCGCCGGACATCACGCCCGCCCTCACGGCCACCGCGGCGTACGCACGCGAGAAGAACATCACCTCGGACGGCCGCTGCCTCGACGTCCGGGTGACCGCTCGCGAGTCCTACAAGGTCACCGACTCGCTCCAGACCGGCAAGCCGACCGGCATACAGGTGTGGGTGCCCGACTCGGGGCTGTGGGTGGAGCGAGTCACCGGGTCCACCACCGCGACACAGGTCACCGGTGCCGGCAACGTCGCCTCCACCCCCGTCGGCGTCGCCATGGTCCCGGCGGCCGCGAAAACGCTCGGCTGGCCCGAGAAGACCTACGCATGGACCGAACTGGTCGGCGCGACGATGCAGGACGACAAGCTCAAGCTGGGCGCGGCCGACCCGACGCGCAGCTCGACGGGTCTGCTCGCCCTCACCCGGATCAGCGCGGCCGCGTCCCGCGTCAAGGGCGGTGACACCCAGGCCGCCGCCATGGCCAAGGCCCTCTCACAGCGCACCTCGGACAGCGACACCCAGGTCCTCGACACACTCCCCCGCGACGACTCCGGCACCGAGCGGGGCAACCCGAAGCGGAACCAGGCGCTGATCCTCTCCGAGCAGGCGGCGTTCGCGCACAACGCCTCGGACGAGGGCGGGCAGGACCTCGACCTGTTCTACCCGAAGGACGGCACTCCGCTCCTCGACTACCCCTACACCCTGGTCGACGAGGCAGGGCAGAACACCGACGAGAGCCGCGCCGCCCTGCGGTTCATGACCCTGCTGGGAGAGCCCGCACCGCAGAGGATCCTGCGGAAGTACGGCTTCCGAACGGACGCGCAGAGCCCGTCCAGGGCGCTGGTCACCGCGGCCGGCGGCAGCTCCCCGCAGCCGTACACCCGGACCGCCACGGAACCCGAGTCGCCCACCGCGGTCAAGGAAGCCCTCGGCATGTGGACGATCACGGTGCAGAGCGCCCGGATCACCACGGTCGTCGACGCCTCCGCGTCCATGAGCGAACCCGTGGCCGGGACCGACCAGTCCCGCATGGACGTCACCAAGTCGTCCCTGCTCCAGGCCCTCGCCACCTTCACGCCCGAGGACGAGATCGGGCTGTGGAAGTTCTCCACGAAGCTCGACGGCGACAAGGACTACCGCGTGCTCGTGCCCACCGCCCGGCTCGGCGACTCGAAGGGCGCCGGAACCCAGCGCGAGAAGCTGTCGGCGGCGTTCAGCTCCCTGAAGCCGGTCCCCGACGGGGCCACCGGCCTGTACGACACCACGCTCGCCGCGTACAAGGCGGCCGTCGCGTCCTACGCGAAGGGCAAGTTCAACGCGCTCGTCGTCCTGACGGACGGCGCCAACCAGGACCCGGGCAGCATCTCCCGCTCCAGTCTCGTCGCCGAGCTGCAGAAGCTGACCGACCCGGAGCGCCCGGTGCCGCTGATCGCGATCGCGGTGGGTCCCGACGCCGACAAGGAGGAGGTCGACCAGATCGCCAAGGCGACCGGTGGTTCGGGTCAGCAGGTCAACGACCCGGCACAGATCCACGCCGTCATGCTCAAGGCGATCGTGGCGGCCGGCTCCGGCATCACCGGCTGA
- a CDS encoding CPBP family intramembrane glutamic endopeptidase, whose amino-acid sequence MQVEAGSVADSFPEAGLTRRIFRDETLLVLALSLGASGVSALISFVGSVTKPGGLKDQAATLNASAAPGRPWLDLAWQLFGIASALVPVALVAHLLMREGKGMRVIGFDRTRPWPDLGRGALVAAVIGSTGIAFYLGARAFGANLTVVPEALPDVWWKFPVLILSAVQNAVLEEVIVVGYLLRRLGQLGWTPGTALVASAVLRGSYHLYQGIGGFVGNMAMGIVFVYLYRRWGRVGPLVVAHSLLDIGAFVGYALLAGKVGWLPTA is encoded by the coding sequence GTGCAGGTGGAGGCGGGGTCGGTGGCCGATTCTTTTCCCGAAGCGGGGCTGACACGACGGATTTTCCGGGATGAGACGCTGCTCGTCCTGGCGCTGTCGCTCGGTGCGAGCGGAGTGTCCGCCCTGATCAGCTTTGTCGGATCGGTCACCAAACCAGGGGGCTTGAAGGATCAGGCGGCCACGCTCAACGCCTCGGCCGCACCGGGGCGTCCGTGGCTCGATCTGGCCTGGCAGCTCTTCGGTATCGCGTCCGCTCTGGTGCCGGTCGCGCTCGTCGCGCACCTGCTGATGCGCGAGGGCAAGGGCATGCGCGTGATCGGCTTCGACCGCACGCGGCCGTGGCCGGACCTCGGGCGGGGTGCCCTCGTCGCGGCCGTGATCGGCAGTACGGGGATCGCCTTCTATCTCGGGGCCCGCGCGTTCGGCGCCAACCTCACGGTGGTGCCCGAGGCGTTGCCCGACGTCTGGTGGAAGTTCCCGGTACTGATCCTCTCGGCGGTGCAGAACGCCGTACTGGAGGAGGTCATCGTCGTCGGGTACCTGCTGCGCAGGCTCGGACAGTTGGGCTGGACGCCGGGGACTGCCCTGGTGGCGAGCGCGGTGCTGCGCGGCTCGTACCACCTCTATCAGGGCATCGGCGGGTTCGTCGGCAACATGGCGATGGGCATTGTCTTCGTCTACCTGTACCGGCGTTGGGGCCGGGTCGGGCCACTCGTGGTGGCGCACTCGCTGCTCGACATCGGCGCGTTCGTCGGGTACGCCCTGCTCGCCGGCAAGGTGGGGTGGCTCCCGACGGCATGA